One genomic window of Pocillopora verrucosa isolate sample1 chromosome 8, ASM3666991v2, whole genome shotgun sequence includes the following:
- the LOC131783482 gene encoding angiopoietin-related protein 7-like: MNFFNIIFCLLYFSSIFQTLSGVNSKSKQVTSNKTPNTSTTSKCHNVDIKVHLLKIENQLADLEKKIDALTENKTTPPAMKNCAELYKSGKRMTGVYTIDPDGLGAFEVFCDQKSVGGGWTVFQKRLDGSVDFNNRGWADFRRGFGNLNGEFWLGLDKVHRLTKIKSGLRVELEDTQRKTAYAEYDMFSVSTERNKYRLGLGKYTGTAGDSLSYHRNMAFTTKDRDNDNYSGNCAAYYKSAWWYNNCVRANLNGYYYHGSHVGSAYSGINWNTWKGYSYSAKRAEMKIRPVNF; this comes from the exons ATgaattttttcaatatcataTTTTGTCTGCTCTACTTCAGCTCGATCTTTCAAACACTGAGCGGAGTAAACAGTAAATCTAAACAAGTCACATCCAACAAAACTCCCAATACTTCGACAACAAGCAAGTGCCACAACGTGGACATCAAGGTACATCTTCTCAAAATAGAGAATCAACTCGCAGATTTAGAGAAGAAAATCGATGCTTTGACGGAGAACAAAACAACTCCGCCAG CTATGAAAAACTGtgctgagctgtacaaatccGGCAAAAGAATGACAGGAGTTTACACAATCGACCCCGATGGTTTAGGTGCGTTTGAGGTGTTTTGCGACCAAAAATCTGTAGGTGGGGGGTGGACAGTATTCCAGAAGAGACTCGATGGCTCCGTTGATTTCAACAATCGCGGCTGGGCGGACTTCAGACGTGGATTCGGAAACTTAAATGgtgagttttggctcggactggacaagGTACACCGCCTGACCAAAATAAAGAGTGGACTGCGAGTGGAACTTGAAGACACACAAAGAAAGACAGCTTACGCTGAATACGATATGTTCTCTGTTTCTACCGAAAGAAATAAATACAGACTTGGCCTTGGGAAGTATACAG GAACTGCCGGGGATTCTTTGAGCTATCATAGGAACATGGCATTCACCACCAAAGATCGCGACAATGATAATTACTCGGGCAACTGTGCCGCTTACTATAAAAGTGCTTGGTGGTACAACAACTGTGTTCGTGCCAACTTAAACGGCTACTATTACCACGGTTCGCACGTCGGGTCTGCCTATAGCGGTATCAACTGGAATACATGGAAGGGTTATAGTTACTCCGCTAAGAGAGCTGAAATGAAGATCAGGCCCGTGAACTTTTAA
- the LOC131783483 gene encoding ankyrin repeat domain-containing protein 63: protein MTSPSSSVGHQRQPFPDLKQKVAWIDTEFDKNNCARPPVVSGRPRILLEAVSQGRLRQIRLLLDAGVNVNCKDLENGQTALIRAMFLENSKLRRRTAKMLLNYGAKIKLLDKFSRSALSWACLMGREDMVKLFFSYPEVDLALGSVDTEGNTNLILASMSGNINIIKMISKVFRRNRLDVNKVNERGKSALTVAHENEFTDCAEVLLNEGHATPYSYQINLPRDAFSATITQKGMKPQTGQRQNSCNLPRLFGLYTEQLTNSYPRKCKSGGGVKFSAY from the coding sequence ATGACATCACCTTCGTCGTCGGTTGGTCACCAAAGGCAACCATTTCCCGATCTTAAACAAAAGGTTGCGTGGATAGACACTGAATTCGACAAGAACAACTGTGCAAGGCCTCCTGTTGTCAGTGGAAGGCCAAGGATACTTTTAGAAGCCGTCAGTCAAGGGAGACTTCGTCAAATTCGCTTGTTGTTAGACGCGGGTGTCAACGTAAACTGCAAAGATTTGGAGAACGGACAAACTGCTCTAATTAGAGCAATGTTCTTAGAAAACAGTAAGCTTCGCCGCAGGACTGCTAAAATGCTACTGAATTACGGCGCCAAGATTAAATTACTGGACAAGTTTAGCCGTTCGGCCTTGTCATGGGCTTGTCTTATGGGAAGAGAAGACATGGTCAAGCTGTTTTTTAGTTATCCCGAAGTTGACCTTGCGTTGGGCAGCGTAGACACTGAAGGAAACACGAATCTAATATTAGCGAGCATGTCCGGcaatataaatattattaaaatgATATCCAAAGTTTTCAGAAGGAACAGGCTGGATGTAAATAAAGTGAACGAGCGTGGAAAAAGCGCTTTGACAGTAGCACACGAAAACGAGTTTACGGATTGTGCCGAAGTGCTTTTGAACGAAGGGCATGCAACACCATATAGCTATCAAATAAATCTTCCACGGGACGCATTTAGCGCTACGATAACACAAAAAGGGATGAAACCGCAAACGGGACAGCGACAAAACTCCTGTAATCTTCCTAGGTTATTTGGTTTATATACGGAACAGCTTACAAATTCATATCCTCGAAAATGCAAGTCTGGGGGTGGTGTGAAATTCTCGGcctattaa